From one Cupriavidus oxalaticus genomic stretch:
- a CDS encoding ABC transporter permease encodes MNLFILRLLARRVGLALISLLAVSAIVFAITAVLPGDAAQEQLGQDATPEALAALRTQMGLNVPAPVRYAQWLGGMLTGNAGESLVTRMPVSEAIGSRLPNSLLLAGLTALISVPVALGLGILAAVYRGTWFDRSVSLGAVAVVSVPEFLVATLAVLLFAVQLRWLPALAYIGNNEPWDKVLRSLAMPVLSLCCVIVAQMLRMTRAAVIDQLNAPYIEMVRLKGASPTRMVLFHALPNAIGPIANAVALSLSYLLGGVIIVETIFNYPGIAKLMVDSVAQRDMPVVQVCAMIFCAAFLTLVTLADVCGIVANPRLRHR; translated from the coding sequence GTGAACCTGTTCATCCTGCGCCTGCTGGCGCGGCGCGTCGGACTGGCGCTGATCTCATTATTGGCCGTCTCGGCCATCGTTTTCGCGATCACCGCGGTATTGCCCGGCGATGCCGCACAGGAGCAACTCGGCCAGGACGCCACGCCTGAAGCGTTGGCCGCGCTGCGCACACAGATGGGCCTTAACGTGCCAGCGCCGGTCCGCTACGCCCAATGGCTGGGCGGCATGCTTACGGGAAATGCAGGCGAGTCCCTCGTCACGCGCATGCCTGTTTCGGAAGCCATCGGCAGCCGTCTACCGAATTCGCTGCTGCTGGCAGGCCTGACCGCATTGATCTCCGTTCCGGTGGCACTGGGTCTTGGCATCCTGGCGGCGGTCTACCGTGGTACCTGGTTCGACCGCAGCGTCAGCCTCGGTGCTGTGGCAGTGGTGTCCGTGCCGGAATTCCTAGTTGCCACCCTGGCGGTCCTGCTATTTGCAGTACAGCTGCGCTGGCTGCCCGCTCTTGCCTATATCGGCAACAACGAACCATGGGACAAGGTGCTGCGTTCCCTGGCCATGCCGGTGCTGAGCCTCTGCTGTGTGATCGTTGCACAAATGCTGCGCATGACGCGGGCCGCGGTGATCGATCAGCTCAATGCGCCGTACATCGAAATGGTGCGGCTCAAAGGCGCATCCCCCACCCGCATGGTGCTGTTCCATGCGCTGCCGAACGCCATCGGCCCGATCGCCAATGCCGTCGCGCTGAGCCTCTCCTACCTGCTCGGCGGCGTCATCATCGTCGAAACCATTTTCAACTATCCGGGAATTGCGAAGCTGATGGTGGATAGTGTCGCCCAGCGCGACATGCCCGTCGTCCAGGTTTGCGCCATGATCTTCTGCGCGGCGTTCCTGACCCTCGTAACGCTTGCCGATGTATGCGGCATCGTCGCTAACCCGCGTCTGCGCCACCGCTGA
- a CDS encoding ABC transporter permease, giving the protein MSTTSNTQATAAASAVGKSCRRLRLPYMGFTAWIGCLILLGWLLAAVLGPILINADGSPTGEIQIFGPISAQHWLGTDYLGRDMLTRVILGARYTVCVALVSTLCASGIGITLALLATVSGRWIDACMSRGLDTLTAIPSKMFALIMVAAFGSSVWMLAITAAIIYIPGAYRIARSLAVNINAMDYVTVARTRGEGTAYIMRQEILPNIIGPMLADLGLRFVYVVLLLASLSFLGLGIQPPDADWGSLVRENIGALSDGSMAVVAPALAIASLTLAVNLVIDNLPGRSARNGVK; this is encoded by the coding sequence ATGTCCACCACATCCAATACGCAAGCAACCGCCGCAGCGAGCGCCGTCGGCAAAAGCTGCCGACGTTTGCGCCTGCCCTACATGGGCTTCACGGCCTGGATCGGCTGCCTGATTCTGCTTGGCTGGCTGCTTGCCGCCGTACTTGGCCCGATCCTGATCAACGCTGACGGCTCGCCCACTGGCGAAATCCAGATCTTCGGGCCCATCAGCGCGCAGCACTGGCTGGGCACCGATTACCTGGGGCGAGATATGCTGACCCGGGTGATTCTGGGTGCACGCTATACCGTATGCGTGGCACTGGTATCCACGCTGTGCGCAAGCGGCATCGGCATTACGCTGGCGTTGCTGGCAACAGTCAGCGGCCGCTGGATCGATGCCTGCATGAGCCGCGGCCTCGATACGCTCACGGCGATTCCAAGCAAGATGTTCGCACTGATCATGGTCGCGGCCTTCGGCTCGTCGGTCTGGATGCTTGCCATCACGGCAGCGATCATCTACATACCGGGCGCCTATCGCATTGCGCGTTCGCTGGCGGTAAACATCAATGCCATGGATTACGTGACCGTCGCCCGCACCCGCGGTGAAGGTACGGCCTACATCATGCGCCAGGAAATCCTGCCCAACATCATCGGCCCGATGCTGGCCGACCTGGGTCTGCGCTTCGTCTACGTCGTGCTGCTGCTCGCCAGCCTGAGCTTCCTTGGCCTGGGTATCCAGCCTCCCGATGCCGACTGGGGTTCGCTGGTACGCGAGAACATCGGCGCGCTGTCCGACGGCAGCATGGCCGTGGTGGCGCCGGCTCTGGCCATTGCCAGCCTGACCCTTGCGGTCAACCTCGTCATCGACAACCTGCCGGGTCGCTCGGCACGCAATGGAGTCAAGTAA
- a CDS encoding ABC transporter ATP-binding protein yields MGTSVKVSNLRVTAGPATLVDRVDFEIEPGKVLALIGESGSGKTTTALALMGYARHGCEISGDIRVGHHDVLRLPAGEQRRLRGREITYIAQSAAASFNPSRTIMDQVVEPALIHRLMDRDAAEEKAVALFRELALPDPESIGERYPHQVSGGQLQRLMAAMALITDPDLVILDEPTTALDVTTQVEVLRVFRRAVQERRTTAVYVSHDLAVVAQVADHILVLRDGKMRELGETDQILYQPADDYTRCLLAAAKPAERPGATVDPDKSPLLLEVRDLSAGYGPLDAHGQPASKILEGVDLKLYRGQAIGVIGESGSGKTTLARAIAGLVAPCRGSIAFNGHSLKPTVAQRSREELRRIQIVFQMADTALNPARTIEDILARPLQFFHGLRGEAQRARIRQLLDLVRLPSGVAQRLPGGLSGGQKQRVNLARALAADPELILCDEITSALDTVVGAAILDLMAELRKELGVSYLFISHDLHTVRAICDEIVVMQDGRKVTQVAHEDYERGPHHPYFTLLARSVPELRRGWIDEVNLHIEGARAVQGVRSAA; encoded by the coding sequence ATGGGCACGTCTGTAAAGGTCAGCAACCTCCGCGTTACCGCCGGGCCCGCGACGCTGGTCGACCGCGTCGACTTTGAAATTGAGCCTGGCAAAGTGCTCGCCCTGATCGGCGAGTCCGGCTCCGGCAAGACCACCACCGCGCTGGCGCTGATGGGCTATGCACGCCACGGCTGCGAGATTTCCGGCGACATCCGGGTCGGGCACCATGACGTGCTTCGCCTGCCTGCGGGCGAACAACGCCGGTTGCGCGGGCGCGAGATCACGTACATTGCGCAAAGTGCGGCAGCGTCGTTCAACCCCTCCCGCACCATCATGGACCAGGTTGTCGAGCCAGCGTTGATCCATCGCCTCATGGATCGCGACGCTGCCGAAGAGAAAGCCGTGGCGCTGTTCCGGGAACTGGCACTGCCGGATCCGGAATCCATCGGTGAGCGTTATCCGCACCAGGTATCCGGCGGCCAGCTGCAGCGGCTTATGGCCGCGATGGCTCTGATCACCGATCCAGATCTTGTGATCCTCGACGAGCCGACCACTGCCCTGGACGTCACCACGCAGGTGGAAGTGCTGCGGGTATTCCGCCGCGCCGTGCAGGAACGCCGTACCACTGCGGTCTATGTCAGCCATGACCTGGCCGTGGTGGCCCAGGTCGCGGACCATATCCTGGTGCTGCGCGACGGCAAGATGCGCGAACTGGGCGAGACGGACCAGATCCTGTACCAGCCAGCGGACGACTACACCCGTTGCCTGCTCGCCGCCGCCAAGCCCGCCGAGCGCCCCGGGGCCACCGTCGATCCGGACAAGAGTCCCCTGCTGCTAGAGGTACGCGACCTGTCGGCCGGCTATGGTCCGCTCGACGCGCACGGCCAGCCCGCCTCGAAGATCCTGGAGGGCGTGGACCTGAAGCTGTACCGCGGCCAGGCAATCGGCGTCATCGGCGAGTCTGGTTCGGGCAAGACCACGCTCGCGCGTGCGATTGCAGGGCTGGTCGCCCCCTGCCGTGGCAGCATTGCGTTCAATGGCCATTCGTTGAAGCCGACCGTCGCGCAGCGCAGCCGCGAAGAGCTGCGGCGTATCCAGATCGTATTCCAGATGGCCGATACCGCGCTCAATCCGGCTCGCACGATCGAGGATATCCTCGCGCGACCGTTGCAGTTCTTCCACGGACTGCGCGGCGAAGCCCAACGCGCCCGCATTCGTCAACTGCTTGATCTGGTGCGCCTGCCGTCCGGCGTGGCCCAACGCCTGCCCGGCGGCCTGTCCGGCGGGCAAAAGCAGCGTGTGAACCTCGCGCGCGCCCTGGCGGCCGACCCGGAACTGATCCTTTGCGATGAGATTACCTCCGCACTGGACACCGTGGTCGGTGCGGCAATCCTTGACCTGATGGCGGAACTGCGCAAGGAACTTGGCGTCTCGTATCTGTTCATCAGCCATGACCTGCATACCGTGCGCGCCATCTGCGACGAGATCGTGGTGATGCAGGACGGCCGCAAGGTCACGCAGGTCGCACACGAGGACTACGAACGCGGACCGCATCATCCTTATTTCACGCTGCTCGCCCGCTCCGTGCCGGAGCTGCGCCGCGGCTGGATCGACGAAGTCAACCTGCATATCGAAGGCGCGCGCGCGGTACAAGGCGTACGCAGCGCCGCCTGA
- a CDS encoding NAD-dependent succinate-semialdehyde dehydrogenase: MPLYLNQDLLPGRNFVGGEWCSAADDRTVSVVDPATEEAFATAPDSGAADALRAVDAAHAAFPAWRKTPAKQRAQIIKRWNDLVVSHQEDLGRLISSEQGKPLAEAKGEVLYAASYIEWFAEEATRADGDVIAAPVQGRRMLALREPVGVVAAITPWNFPAAMIARKIAPALAAGCTVVCKPAEDTPLTSLALVKLAQQAGVPPGVLNIVTASRERAAEVVDVWLDDARVRKITFTGSTPVGKHLARRSADTLKKLSLELGGNAPFIVFDDADLDAAVDGLMAAKFRNGGQTCVSPNRIYVQDKVHDAFVDKLAARVGALVVGPATDPAAQIGPMINARAVDKIERHVQDALSRGARVVVGGQRIRNAQCTGPNYYAPTVLVNADASMQCSCEETFGPVAPVTRFHTEADVVEAANATPFGLAAYFYSTDVRRIWRLADALETGIVGVNEGALAAEAAPFGGVKDSGYGREGSRHGLDEYMHIKYVCQGQLD; this comes from the coding sequence ATGCCTTTGTACCTGAACCAAGACCTGCTTCCCGGCCGCAACTTTGTCGGCGGCGAATGGTGCAGTGCGGCCGATGACCGCACCGTGTCCGTGGTGGACCCCGCCACGGAAGAAGCCTTCGCGACCGCGCCGGATAGCGGCGCTGCCGACGCGCTCCGCGCCGTCGACGCCGCCCACGCCGCATTCCCCGCATGGCGCAAGACCCCGGCCAAACAGCGCGCGCAGATCATCAAGCGCTGGAACGATCTCGTGGTCAGCCACCAGGAAGACCTTGGCCGGCTGATCTCCAGCGAGCAAGGCAAGCCGCTGGCGGAAGCCAAAGGCGAGGTTCTGTACGCGGCCAGCTATATCGAATGGTTCGCGGAAGAAGCCACGCGAGCGGATGGCGACGTGATCGCCGCGCCGGTACAGGGCCGCCGCATGCTGGCGCTGCGCGAGCCGGTTGGCGTCGTCGCCGCGATCACGCCATGGAATTTCCCTGCCGCAATGATCGCACGCAAGATTGCCCCCGCGCTGGCTGCCGGCTGCACTGTGGTATGCAAGCCGGCGGAAGATACCCCGCTGACCTCCCTCGCACTGGTAAAGCTTGCCCAGCAGGCCGGCGTGCCGCCGGGCGTATTGAACATCGTCACGGCCTCGCGCGAGCGGGCTGCCGAAGTCGTCGATGTGTGGCTGGATGATGCACGCGTGCGCAAGATTACCTTTACCGGCTCGACGCCCGTCGGCAAACACCTGGCACGCCGCTCCGCCGATACGCTGAAGAAGCTGTCGCTGGAGCTTGGCGGCAACGCTCCGTTCATTGTGTTCGACGATGCGGATCTGGACGCGGCCGTCGACGGGCTGATGGCCGCAAAGTTCCGCAACGGCGGACAGACCTGCGTGTCTCCGAACCGGATCTATGTCCAGGACAAGGTCCACGATGCCTTTGTCGACAAACTTGCCGCGCGCGTCGGTGCGCTGGTCGTTGGTCCCGCGACCGACCCGGCGGCGCAGATCGGCCCGATGATCAACGCGCGCGCGGTGGACAAGATCGAACGCCATGTGCAGGACGCGCTGAGCCGTGGGGCCCGCGTGGTGGTCGGCGGCCAGCGCATTCGCAACGCGCAGTGCACCGGTCCGAATTACTACGCGCCGACCGTGCTGGTGAATGCGGATGCGTCCATGCAATGCTCTTGCGAGGAAACCTTTGGCCCCGTAGCGCCCGTGACCCGCTTCCATACCGAAGCCGATGTGGTTGAGGCGGCCAATGCCACGCCGTTCGGCCTCGCCGCGTATTTTTACTCAACTGACGTTCGAAGGATCTGGCGCCTGGCTGATGCACTGGAGACGGGCATTGTTGGCGTCAACGAAGGCGCACTGGCCGCGGAAGCGGCCCCCTTCGGCGGCGTCAAGGATTCCGGATACGGGCGCGAAGGCTCGCGGCACGGCCTCGACGAGTATATGCACATCAAGTACGTGTGCCAGGGCCAGCTGGACTGA
- the gabT gene encoding 4-aminobutyrate--2-oxoglutarate transaminase, protein MTQSNQDLIALRTQHVPHGIVTAHPVFADRAEGSYIWDVEGRRYIDFVGGIGVQNIGHNHPKIVEAVRKQLGRVTHAAFQVVGYDGYVELAARLNKLVGGAAHYKTLFATTGAEAVENAIKIARAYRNVPGVIAFRGGFHGRTLLGTTLTGISAPYKQNFGPLAGEVYHTPYPDAFRGFSSADAIRALEDLFATQIAPDRVAAIILEPVQGDGGFIPAGSEFLRALRTLTEKHGIVLILDEIQAGFGRTGKTFGYQHAGIQPDLVTVAKSLAGGLPLSGVVGRAEIMDAPAGGGLGGTYGGNPLACAAALAVLDVFEEEQLLSKAHGLGETLRAGLDQLAREFPAIGTVRGLGPMLALEFVKNGDPFQPDAAFAQAVIDRCREGGLLVIKCGVHRNTVRLLAPLNTSLETAQEAMEILRAAIALATNAEQ, encoded by the coding sequence ATGACCCAGTCCAACCAGGACCTTATCGCGCTCCGTACGCAACATGTGCCTCACGGCATCGTCACCGCCCATCCGGTTTTCGCGGACCGGGCCGAAGGCTCTTACATCTGGGATGTGGAAGGCCGCCGTTATATCGACTTTGTGGGTGGCATTGGCGTGCAGAACATCGGCCACAACCACCCCAAGATTGTCGAGGCGGTGCGCAAGCAATTGGGTCGCGTTACCCATGCGGCGTTCCAGGTGGTTGGCTATGACGGTTATGTCGAGCTGGCCGCGCGGCTGAACAAACTCGTCGGCGGCGCGGCGCACTACAAGACCCTATTCGCGACAACAGGCGCGGAGGCCGTCGAGAACGCGATCAAGATCGCACGCGCCTACCGCAATGTGCCGGGGGTCATCGCGTTCCGTGGCGGGTTCCATGGACGAACCTTGCTCGGCACCACCCTCACAGGCATCAGCGCTCCTTACAAGCAGAACTTCGGGCCCCTCGCCGGCGAGGTTTACCACACGCCGTACCCGGATGCGTTCCGCGGCTTTTCCAGCGCAGACGCGATTCGCGCCCTTGAAGACCTGTTCGCGACGCAGATCGCGCCCGACCGCGTTGCCGCCATTATTCTAGAGCCCGTGCAAGGCGACGGAGGCTTCATCCCTGCCGGAAGCGAGTTCCTGCGCGCGCTGCGCACACTGACGGAAAAGCATGGCATCGTGCTGATCCTGGATGAGATCCAGGCCGGCTTCGGCCGCACCGGCAAGACGTTCGGCTACCAGCATGCGGGCATCCAGCCGGACCTGGTCACCGTCGCGAAAAGCCTGGCCGGTGGCTTGCCGCTGTCCGGCGTGGTCGGGCGCGCCGAGATCATGGACGCGCCGGCAGGGGGAGGCCTGGGTGGGACCTATGGTGGCAACCCGCTCGCTTGCGCCGCCGCGCTGGCCGTGCTCGACGTATTTGAGGAGGAACAGCTTCTCTCCAAGGCACACGGACTAGGCGAGACACTGCGTGCAGGGCTCGATCAGCTCGCCCGGGAGTTCCCCGCCATCGGCACCGTGCGCGGTCTGGGCCCCATGCTGGCATTGGAGTTCGTCAAGAACGGCGACCCGTTCCAGCCTGACGCGGCCTTCGCGCAAGCGGTTATCGACCGCTGCCGCGAAGGGGGCTTGCTCGTGATCAAATGCGGCGTGCATCGAAATACCGTACGCCTGCTGGCACCGCTGAACACCAGCCTGGAAACCGCTCAGGAGGCCATGGAGATCCTGCGCGCGGCCATTGCGCTGGCCACTAACGCTGAGCAATAA
- a CDS encoding ABC transporter substrate-binding protein, whose product MSDSRNQLENFIGPSESLRMMEALKGGATRRDVLKMLLAGGMQATLAGGLAGAAVGAHAQTPRRGGRIRVAAATAAASDTLDPAKQSNQNDYVRCNMVYNGLTSLDRSLTPRAALAETFNTTDAKTWVFTLRKGVTFHDGKALSPADVVYSIMRHKDPATASKAKVLAEQIESVKATGPNEVTVVLNSPNADLPVILGTFHFHIVKDGTTDFNAGIGTGPYKIKEFKPGVRTLVVRNDAYWKPGKPYLDEIEFVGIGDESARVNALLSGGMDLVAMINPRAVARIKGTPGYAVLTTQSGQYSDLIMRKDVGPGTNPDFILGMKYLLDRQQMKQAIALGNAVVANDQPIDPTNRFYFKDLPQRPFDPEKAKFHLRKSGVTGKVPVVTSPAALYSVEMALVLQQAAQRAGLELEVKRMPADGYWSNHWLNSPVGFGNVNPRPSADTILTQFFKSDAPWNESRWKNPKFDQLLLAARAETDNGKRSQMYADMQAMIHEDAGIGIPLFLASIDAHTTKLKGLSPIPLGGLMGYSFAEHVWLDA is encoded by the coding sequence ATGAGCGATAGCCGTAACCAGTTGGAAAACTTTATCGGCCCCAGCGAAAGCCTTCGCATGATGGAAGCGCTCAAAGGCGGCGCCACCCGGCGCGATGTCCTGAAGATGCTGCTGGCGGGGGGCATGCAGGCCACGCTGGCCGGCGGCCTGGCCGGTGCGGCGGTCGGCGCGCATGCGCAGACGCCCAGGCGAGGCGGGCGCATCCGCGTGGCGGCAGCCACGGCTGCCGCTTCCGATACCCTCGATCCGGCCAAGCAGTCGAACCAGAACGACTACGTGCGCTGCAACATGGTGTACAACGGACTGACTTCGCTGGACCGAAGCCTGACGCCGCGGGCGGCGCTGGCGGAGACGTTCAACACCACGGACGCCAAGACCTGGGTCTTTACGCTGCGCAAGGGCGTGACCTTCCACGACGGCAAGGCGCTCTCGCCGGCCGACGTGGTGTACTCGATCATGCGCCACAAGGATCCGGCCACAGCCTCCAAGGCCAAGGTGCTGGCCGAGCAGATCGAAAGCGTGAAGGCCACCGGCCCGAACGAGGTCACGGTGGTGCTGAACAGCCCCAATGCCGATCTGCCGGTCATTCTGGGTACGTTCCATTTCCACATCGTCAAGGACGGCACCACCGACTTCAACGCCGGCATTGGCACCGGGCCTTACAAGATCAAGGAGTTCAAGCCCGGCGTGCGCACACTGGTGGTGCGCAACGACGCGTACTGGAAGCCCGGGAAGCCTTACCTCGACGAGATCGAGTTTGTCGGTATCGGCGACGAGAGTGCGCGCGTCAACGCACTGCTGTCCGGCGGCATGGACCTGGTCGCGATGATAAACCCACGCGCCGTGGCGAGGATCAAAGGGACTCCCGGCTATGCCGTCCTCACGACGCAATCGGGCCAGTACTCCGACCTGATCATGCGCAAAGATGTGGGCCCCGGCACGAACCCTGACTTTATCCTGGGCATGAAGTACTTGCTGGACCGCCAGCAGATGAAGCAAGCGATCGCGCTTGGCAATGCGGTGGTTGCCAACGACCAGCCCATCGACCCCACCAACCGCTTCTATTTCAAGGATCTGCCGCAGCGGCCGTTCGATCCCGAGAAGGCGAAGTTTCATCTGCGCAAGTCGGGCGTGACCGGCAAAGTGCCAGTGGTGACATCGCCGGCTGCCCTGTATTCGGTCGAGATGGCGCTGGTGTTGCAACAGGCAGCGCAGCGTGCGGGTCTGGAGCTCGAAGTCAAGCGCATGCCGGCAGACGGGTATTGGTCCAATCACTGGCTCAATAGCCCCGTAGGGTTCGGCAACGTGAACCCACGGCCCAGCGCCGACACCATTCTCACTCAGTTCTTCAAGTCCGACGCGCCATGGAACGAGTCCCGCTGGAAGAATCCAAAGTTCGACCAGTTGCTGCTGGCCGCGCGGGCCGAAACCGATAACGGCAAGCGCAGTCAGATGTATGCCGACATGCAGGCGATGATTCACGAGGATGCGGGCATCGGCATCCCGCTGTTCCTGGCAAGCATCGACGCCCATACGACCAAGCTCAAGGGCCTGTCGCCCATCCCGTTGGGAGGTCTGATGGGCTACTCGTTTGCCGAGCATGTGTGGCTCGATGCCTGA
- a CDS encoding aspartate aminotransferase family protein — MTLINDLPQLASLDAADRAHLIHPVSPWRLHEQRGPTVLASGRGAWLTDANGNKVLDAFAGLWCVNIGYGQESVVQAAAEQMRRLPYATGYFHFSSEPAIRLAEKLVQLTPGSLNHVYLTLGGSEAVDTAVRFITQYFNATGRPTKKHFIALERGYHGSSSTGAGLTALPAFHRGFDLPLPTQHYIPSPDPYRASDPDDAKGIIDASVAALRNKVAELGADNVAAFFCEPVQGSGGVIVPPRGWLKAMRDAARELDILFVVDEVITGFGRTGPMFACEAEEVVPDIMTLAKGLTAGYVPMGATMISEQLYAGIADGAPDGSPVGHGATYSAHPVSAAVALEVLRLYEEGGILANGQRGAVPFAAGLDALRSHPLVGDSRHRGLLGALELVSDKDSKRGFDPSLRLAERIAATAYRNGIVFRAFADNILGFAPALTYTEAEFELLFARVKKTLDDVLAAADVRAALAS; from the coding sequence ATGACCCTGATCAATGACCTGCCCCAACTCGCTTCGCTTGACGCCGCGGACCGTGCGCATCTGATCCATCCCGTCTCGCCGTGGCGCCTCCACGAGCAGCGCGGCCCTACCGTACTGGCTTCCGGCCGCGGCGCGTGGTTGACGGATGCCAACGGCAATAAAGTCCTCGACGCGTTCGCCGGCCTTTGGTGCGTCAATATCGGCTATGGACAGGAAAGCGTGGTGCAGGCCGCCGCCGAGCAGATGCGCCGCCTGCCCTATGCGACCGGTTACTTTCACTTCAGCAGCGAGCCTGCCATCCGCCTCGCCGAGAAGCTTGTGCAGCTCACGCCCGGCTCATTGAACCACGTCTATCTCACCCTGGGTGGCTCCGAAGCGGTTGATACGGCCGTGCGCTTCATTACGCAATACTTCAATGCCACCGGGCGGCCAACGAAGAAGCATTTCATCGCGCTGGAGCGCGGCTATCACGGCTCTTCTTCCACCGGTGCCGGACTGACCGCCCTGCCTGCCTTCCACCGCGGCTTCGACCTGCCCCTGCCAACGCAGCACTACATTCCCTCTCCCGATCCCTATCGCGCCAGCGACCCCGACGATGCCAAGGGAATCATCGACGCCTCGGTAGCAGCGTTGCGCAACAAGGTCGCGGAGCTCGGCGCGGACAATGTGGCCGCCTTCTTCTGTGAACCCGTGCAGGGCTCGGGTGGAGTGATTGTGCCGCCCAGGGGCTGGCTCAAGGCCATGCGTGACGCGGCGCGCGAGCTGGACATTCTTTTTGTCGTCGACGAAGTCATTACGGGCTTCGGGCGCACCGGCCCCATGTTCGCCTGCGAGGCTGAAGAGGTTGTCCCCGACATCATGACACTCGCAAAGGGCCTCACCGCCGGCTACGTGCCCATGGGCGCGACGATGATATCCGAGCAACTGTATGCCGGCATTGCCGACGGCGCTCCCGATGGGTCGCCAGTTGGCCATGGCGCGACATACTCCGCTCATCCGGTCAGCGCCGCGGTGGCCCTGGAGGTGCTGCGCCTGTATGAGGAAGGCGGCATCCTGGCCAATGGTCAGCGGGGCGCAGTGCCGTTTGCCGCGGGCCTGGATGCGTTGCGCAGCCATCCGCTGGTGGGTGACTCGCGCCATCGCGGACTGCTCGGCGCGTTGGAGCTCGTAAGCGACAAGGACAGCAAGCGCGGCTTCGACCCTTCGCTGCGCCTGGCCGAGCGGATCGCGGCGACAGCCTACCGCAACGGCATTGTGTTCCGGGCCTTCGCCGACAATATCCTGGGCTTTGCCCCCGCACTGACATATACCGAGGCCGAGTTCGAGCTGCTGTTCGCACGCGTGAAGAAGACGCTGGATGACGTGCTTGCAGCAGCTGACGTGCGCGCCGCGCTTGCAAGCTGA
- a CDS encoding cupin domain-containing protein, with protein MSSLQQRATPATFVDLREFARDHTRGIPVTARDGEDAFLSSRRLLDLPPGPVTVGKIALDAGAGAVADLQADEFIIVSDGSLTLTQMGQTVVLGSGNSAVILRDAGFAWRAEAPVTIIFMRYNHSVIGSRALVPIAQVPELQQSGTPPAEFLLTPTPVCRNHTDYRSEDGQFVCGTWDSTPYHRRAMPYIHYELMHLLDGSVTFQDETGRSGTFSEGDIFLVEQHAQCSWESREHVAKVYAIFRPS; from the coding sequence ATGTCGAGTTTGCAGCAGCGCGCCACCCCGGCGACTTTTGTCGATCTGCGCGAGTTTGCGCGGGACCATACCCGGGGCATCCCGGTCACCGCGCGGGATGGCGAAGATGCATTCCTGTCCAGCCGCCGGCTTCTCGACTTGCCGCCGGGGCCCGTCACGGTAGGGAAGATCGCGCTCGATGCTGGTGCGGGAGCCGTTGCTGACCTGCAGGCGGACGAGTTCATTATCGTCAGCGATGGCAGCCTGACGTTGACGCAGATGGGCCAAACGGTCGTCCTCGGTTCCGGCAACAGTGCCGTCATACTGCGCGATGCGGGGTTTGCGTGGCGTGCCGAAGCGCCTGTCACCATTATTTTCATGCGCTACAACCACAGCGTCATTGGCTCGCGCGCACTGGTGCCAATCGCGCAGGTGCCGGAACTGCAACAATCCGGCACGCCACCGGCCGAGTTTCTGCTTACGCCGACGCCGGTTTGCCGCAACCATACCGATTATCGCTCCGAGGACGGGCAATTTGTCTGCGGCACCTGGGATTCGACGCCTTACCACCGCCGTGCAATGCCGTATATCCATTACGAACTGATGCACCTGTTGGACGGCAGTGTGACGTTCCAGGACGAGACTGGCCGCAGCGGCACATTTTCCGAAGGCGATATTTTCCTGGTCGAACAGCATGCGCAATGCAGTTGGGAAAGCCGGGAGCATGTAGCAAAGGTTTATGCCATCTTCCGTCCGTCCTAG